The following are encoded in a window of Carassius auratus strain Wakin chromosome 6, ASM336829v1, whole genome shotgun sequence genomic DNA:
- the pecam1b gene encoding platelet endothelial cell adhesion molecule isoform X4, with the protein MWVKILPSLKMGTLWFTSLWYLLFFLLTSEEACAESVIKSVQLIIHPRNEVERGTNVSLICHAEVSHSPGSLPIYEYNIYKDFKLLNTDQANSKDYQYSIPDARMADSGKYKCEVVIKEQKKESLVEDLTVKGLQTPVLTVDKLKLIEGNHVNFNCTAEGERGVLRFFIRDGSQELYTELTYSRRVDWQLNLPKGTVNIFCYYSITLRSTELSNVSNVIRLDIQELEINPNIEVIPSKNVTEGDLITFSCSVDTTYQRNSDPIITLSHGHIVLSSNMTKTDYKVYAKANESGEYECTSRLGSVSKVSAMNISVKELFSMPVLSIPPAKVFEGEHFSISCQINSLASERIRMDDIRYSILQDKTPVINGSLYNGTAGKASNGKYICVAEAKGIIKKSRMVLFEAEVLVSKPEISVYGPVIVNKPFWIHCHSYNGSLPIIYSLKRNNITLNKTEVSDLHENARFLAMISTPLDISSYMCEAENNGQVSRKMSERLRVTVIVPVGKPLLTIIPVPENIEEGSDVTLICNIAKGSPPINFSFYGGSGTEIYSTTVQSNSSSYVLSAVKRQQSGNYYCEANNQAQSLIKSDTVSVEVSLATWKKALIAVFCMLVVALLVLFIVRHYKAKRGKREMAAGLSIGGE; encoded by the exons ATGTGGGTGAAGATTCTGCCCTCTCTAAAGATGGGCACCTTGTGGTTCACCTCCTTGTGGtatctcctcttcttcctcttaaCCT CAGAGGAAGCCTGCGCAG AGTCTGTCATAAAAAGTGTGCAACTCATTATCCATCCAAGAAACGAAGTTGAAAGAGGTACAAATGTGTCATTGATATGTCATGCAGAAGTCAGCCACAGCCCGGGGTCTCTCCCCATCTATGAATACAACATCTACAAAGATTTTAAGCTATTAAATACTGACCAGGCGAATTCTAAGGACTACCAATACTCTATACCAGATGCCAGAATGGCTGACTCTGGGAAATATAAATGTGAGGTTGTCATTAAGGAGCAAAAGAAGGAGAGCCTTGTCGAAGACCTGACCGTGAAAG GTCTTCAGACACCAGTCCTAACAGTGGATAAACTGAAACTGATAGAGGGAAATCATGTTAATTTTAACTGTACAGCAGAGGGAGAAAGAGGTGTTCTTAGATTTTTCATTCGTGATGGATCTCAGGAACTCTACACAGAGCTCACATATAGTCGCAGAGTTGATTGGCAGCTAAATCTTCCTAAAGGAACTGTGAATATATTTTGCTACTATTCTATTACATTACGTAGCACAGAACTCTCTAATGTCAGTAATGTAATCCGTCTTGACATTCAAG AGCTGGAGATCAATCCTAATATCGAAGTCATCCCATCAAAAAATGTCACTGAAGGAGATCTCATAACCTTCAGCTGCAGTGTTGATACAACTTACCAAAGAAATTCTGATCCAATAATCACTCTTAGCCATGGACATATCGTGCTCAGTTCAAACATGACAAAGACAGATTACAAAGTGTATGCTAAGGCTAATGAATCTGGGGAATATGAGTGCACCTCACGTCTTGGTAGTGTTTCTAAAGTCTCCGCTATGAACATCTCTGTAAAAG AGCTTTTCTCCATGCCTGTCCTGAGCATCCCCCCAGCTAAGGTTTTTGAGGGAGAACATTTCAGCATCAGCTGTCAAATAAACAGCTTAGCCTCAGAAAGGATTCGAATGGATGATATAAGGTACTCTATATTACAAGACAAAACACCTGTAATAAATGGTAGCCTATACAATGGCACTGCAGGCAAAGCATCCAATGGGAAATATATATGTGTTGCTGAAGCCAAGGGGATTATCAAAAAGAGCAGGATGGTGCTGTTTGAAGCAGAAG TTCTCGTTTCAAAGCCTGAGATCTCAGTTTATGGTCCTGTTATCGTGAATAAGCCATTTTGGATACATTGCCATTCTTACAATGGAAGTCTGCCAATTATCTACTCACTAAAGAGAAACAACATCACCCTGAACAAGACTGAAGTATCTGACCTTCATGAGAATGCTCGTTTTTTAGCCATGATATCAACTCCTTTAGACATCAGCAGTTACATGTGTGAAGCAGAGAATAACGGCCAAGTCTCAAGAAAGATGAGTGAAAGGCTACGTGTGACTGTAATAG TTCCAGTAGGGAAACCTTTACTGACAATCATTCCAGTTCCAGAAAACATTGAAGAGGGCAGTGATGTTACCCTCATATGTAACATTGCAAAAGGCTCACCACCTatcaattttagtttttatgGAGGCAGTGGCACAGAAATCTACAGCACCACAGTTCAAAGTAATTCATCCTCATATGTTCTGAGTGCCGTAAAGAGACAGCAAAGTGGAAATTATTACTGTGAGGCAAATAACCAGGCACAATCTTTGATAAAGAGTGACACAGTCTCTGTCGAAG